From Roseibium alexandrii DFL-11, the proteins below share one genomic window:
- a CDS encoding AMP-binding protein, producing MLGPTAHTDTFARDNLPPQDQWPEFLLDGFDYPDHINVGVELTDKMVEKGLGDHTALIGNGRRRTYKELSDWTNRLAHALVEDLGVKPGNRVLIRSANNPAMVACWLAATKVGAVVVNTMPMLRAGELAKIVDKAEIEFALCDTRLMDEMVACAKTSSYLKKVIGFDGTSNHDAELDRLALTKSVRFDAVNTGRDDVALLGFTSGSTGSPKATMHFHRDILIIADGYAKEVLAVTPDDVFVGSPPLAFTFGLGGLAVFPLRFGAAATLLENASPPNMIEIIQTYKATVCFTAPTAYRVMLQAMEEGADLSSLRAAVSAGETLPAPVYDAWMAKTGKPMLDGIGATEMLHIFVSNRFDDHKPACTGKPVSGYEVKIVGQDGEPVARGDVGRLAVRGPTGCRYLADERQKKYVVDGWNITGDSFSMSEDGHLHFAARNDDMIISAGYNIAGPEVEAALLAHDVVLECAVIGVPDPDRGSIVQAHIVLVEGNEPTDELTKALQDHVKAVIAPYKYPRSVIFTDTLPKTATGKVQRFRLREEL from the coding sequence ATGCTGGGTCCAACCGCTCACACCGACACCTTTGCCCGGGACAACCTTCCGCCTCAGGATCAATGGCCGGAGTTTCTTCTGGATGGATTTGACTATCCCGATCACATCAATGTCGGCGTTGAGCTCACCGACAAAATGGTTGAGAAAGGTCTCGGGGATCACACAGCGTTAATCGGCAATGGCCGCCGCCGGACCTACAAGGAACTCTCCGACTGGACCAACCGCCTCGCCCATGCGCTGGTGGAAGATCTGGGTGTGAAGCCGGGCAATCGTGTTCTAATACGTTCCGCCAACAATCCGGCGATGGTTGCCTGCTGGCTGGCGGCGACCAAGGTTGGTGCGGTTGTGGTCAACACCATGCCGATGCTGCGTGCCGGGGAACTTGCCAAGATCGTCGACAAGGCGGAAATCGAATTCGCACTGTGTGACACACGGTTGATGGACGAGATGGTCGCCTGCGCCAAGACATCATCATATCTAAAAAAAGTCATCGGCTTTGACGGCACGTCCAACCATGATGCCGAACTCGACCGTCTGGCGCTGACCAAATCCGTCCGGTTTGACGCGGTCAATACCGGCCGTGACGATGTCGCCCTGCTGGGATTTACTTCCGGGTCCACAGGATCACCCAAGGCGACTATGCATTTTCACCGGGACATCCTGATCATTGCAGATGGCTATGCCAAGGAAGTGCTCGCCGTCACACCGGACGATGTGTTTGTCGGGTCGCCGCCGCTCGCCTTCACCTTCGGCCTTGGTGGTTTAGCGGTCTTCCCGCTGCGTTTTGGAGCTGCAGCCACGCTTCTGGAGAACGCTTCACCGCCGAACATGATCGAGATCATCCAGACCTACAAGGCAACGGTCTGCTTTACGGCACCAACGGCCTACCGCGTCATGCTGCAGGCAATGGAAGAAGGTGCAGACCTCTCGTCCTTGCGGGCGGCAGTCTCAGCGGGTGAAACGCTTCCGGCACCGGTCTATGACGCCTGGATGGCAAAGACGGGGAAACCGATGCTGGACGGCATCGGGGCCACCGAAATGCTGCATATTTTTGTTTCCAACCGGTTTGATGATCACAAGCCGGCCTGCACCGGTAAACCGGTCTCGGGCTACGAGGTCAAGATCGTTGGTCAGGATGGAGAACCTGTCGCGCGAGGCGACGTCGGACGGTTGGCCGTGCGCGGTCCGACTGGATGCCGCTATCTCGCGGATGAACGTCAGAAAAAATATGTTGTTGATGGCTGGAACATCACCGGCGACAGTTTTTCAATGAGCGAAGACGGTCATTTGCACTTCGCCGCGCGCAATGACGACATGATCATATCCGCCGGTTACAACATTGCCGGACCGGAGGTTGAAGCCGCGCTATTGGCGCATGATGTGGTGCTGGAGTGTGCCGTCATTGGCGTGCCAGACCCGGATCGCGGGTCCATCGTTCAGGCACACATCGTCCTTGTCGAGGGCAATGAACCAACGGACGAGCTGACCAAGGCGTTACAGGATCACGTGAAAGCGGTCATCGCACCTTACAAATACCCGCGCTCCGTCATTTTCACCGACACGTTGCCCAAAACGGCGACCGGGAAGGTTCAAAGGTTCCGGCTTCGGGAAGAGCTGTAG